In Triticum urartu cultivar G1812 chromosome 6, Tu2.1, whole genome shotgun sequence, the following proteins share a genomic window:
- the LOC125514235 gene encoding F-box/LRR-repeat protein At1g06630-like, with translation MRTKHLIPNHAAGLTYANAYAAAREGSGGGVDPFEAFPDAVLGLIVSKLPFRSAVAASAISRRWRGAVAAAPALDLDFAAAFPAAPRRRAAFAAAATAALAGSRRHPLRRLCLALDGFFDQAFAASAASHVASWLAAAAARGVEQLELHLPRSRLAVLPPSLIACTDLTSLTLRLDHNALPLPSLCPLTRLSRLHLSSVSLVGCGDFFEDLCSHCTQLSCLILEQCHIGALRLAGAPQLCSLDIASCSWTEQSSIAIAEMPALRTLRYSGAMANRHMINGADSLDEAVLAIERPQALLEPNLRELLALVGNVRSLVLSPWCIEQFAHPEEWSKVRLDKVRRLACIIERREEGALSIAPLLTSCPNVQELSVSVVPSQSKRRRCSDSEVQYRVIGGRGMIVRNLREIRMEYIDESKSGLDLVKLLLKKAQMLEMMTIVPSMDGLEQAKFRRRVLKFRKASRNVNIQFCATA, from the exons ATGCGCACCAAGCACTTGATACCCAACCACGCCGCGGGGCTCACCTACGCGAACGCCTACGCCGCCGCCCGCgagggcagcggcggcggcgtcgacCCGTTCGAGGCGTTCCCCGACGCGGTGCTCGGGCTGATCGTCTCCAAGCTGCCCTTCAGGTCCGCCGTCGCCGCCTCCGCCATCTCGCGCCGGTGGCGCGGCGCGGTGGCCGCCGCGCCGGCGCTCGACCTCGACTTCGCCGCGGCGTTccccgccgcgccccgccgcagGGCGGCCTTCGCGGCCGCGGCCACCGCCGCGCTCGCGGGCTCGCGGCGCCACCCGCTCCGCCGCCTCTGCCTCGCGCTCGACGGCTTCTTCGACCAGGCCTTCGCCGCCTCCGCGGCCAGCCACGTCGCCTCCtggctcgccgccgccgcggcgcgAGGCGTCGAGCAGCTGGAGCTCCACCTCCCTCGCTCCCGCCTCGCCGTGCTCCCTCCCTCCCTCATCGCCTGCACCGACCTCACGTCGCTCACCCTTCGCCTCGACCACAACGCCCTTCCGCTCCCTTCCCTCTGCCCCCTCACCCGCCTCTCCCGCCTTCACCTCTCCTCCGTCTCGCTCGTTGGCTGCGGTGACTTCTTCGAAGACCTCTGCTCTCATTGCACGCAGCTCAGCTGCCTGATCCTTGAACAGTGCCACATCGGTGCACTCCGACTAGCCGGCGCGCCGCAGCTTTGCTCGCTTGACATCGCCAGCTGTTCGTGGACGGAACAGTCGTCTATTGCCATTGCTGAGATGCCGGCGTTGCGCACACTCCGCTACTCGGGTGCGATGGCGAACAGACACATGATTAATGGCGCCGATTCCTTGGACGAAGCCGTTCTGGCCATTGAGAGGCCACAAGCTCTCCTGGAGCCTAATCTCAGAGAGCTGCTTGCGTTGGTTGGAAACGTACGGAGCCTAGTGCTTTCGCCCTGGTGTATTGAG CAATTTGCGCATCCTGAGGAATGGTCCAAGGTGCGGCTGGACAAGGTGAGACGCTTGGCATGCATAATAGAGAGGAGGGAAGAAGGTGCTTTGTCCATTGCACCATTGCTTACGAGTTGCCCCAATGTGCAAGAACTTTCTGTGTCGGTCGTG CCATCACAGTCCAAGCGGAGACGGTGCAGCGACAGTGAAGTTCAGTATCGTGTTATTGGTGGTAGAGGGATGATCGTCAGGAATCTCAGGGAAATTAGGATGGAGTACATTGATGAGAGCAAGAGTGGATTGGATCTGGTTAAGCTTCTGCTCAAGAAGGCGCAGATGTTGGAGATGATGACAATTGTGCCTTCCATGGATGGCCTTGAGCAGGCCAAGTTCAGGCGCAGGGTGTTGAAGTTCAGAAAAGCTTCCAGGAATGTCAACATCCAGTTTTGTGCCACTGCATGA